The following are encoded together in the Rhizobium brockwellii genome:
- a CDS encoding ABC transporter substrate-binding protein produces the protein MTRISLGRAVLRGTVCTALMVSLMSASALGAPVDLSKWSPEYVRSIAGTQDFDTAGDCAKVTPLDYKGRLTFWYQGVFEGDPDLLRQYYKEFFETFRKTYPNIQLEEQALTYNDLLDKFRTALLGNAAPMAVRLQILGGTEFASKGYLEPLKPEDVGYSTEDFWPGAMKAVTWEGVTYGIPTNNETMAFIWNADVFKRAGLDPEKAPATWDDVVKYSKQIHDKLGIAGYGLVARKNAGNTPYRFMPQLWAYGGGVFDEATANPTYKQVQLDSPQSKAALQASYDMYVRDKSVPVSALTNQQADNQPLFLAGQLGMMVSHPSDYNVMLDLQKKTTGSDKDKAQTVIDNMRYGLIPTGPDGKRAVVFGGSNIHILKPEYVEGGKVDEPAAKAISCMWASPEWSLKMAYAGSNPGNLNGFKTKWMKERLDNIKFLDVTTSMLPYGIPFPALPQSPEIMNIIVPDMLQNALTGAMTVDQAADDAAKKVKDLTDGGL, from the coding sequence ATGACGAGGATTTCACTCGGCCGTGCGGTACTGCGCGGCACTGTCTGCACTGCTTTGATGGTATCGTTGATGTCCGCGTCCGCTCTGGGTGCGCCGGTCGACTTGAGCAAGTGGTCGCCGGAATATGTGCGCTCCATCGCCGGCACACAGGACTTTGACACGGCGGGCGATTGCGCCAAGGTCACCCCCCTCGACTACAAGGGGCGACTCACGTTCTGGTATCAGGGCGTGTTCGAGGGTGACCCCGACCTCCTGCGCCAGTATTACAAGGAGTTCTTCGAGACTTTCCGCAAGACCTATCCAAACATCCAGCTTGAGGAACAAGCCCTTACCTATAACGACCTGTTGGACAAATTCCGCACCGCCCTCCTTGGCAATGCAGCGCCAATGGCGGTGCGTCTGCAAATCCTGGGCGGCACCGAGTTCGCCTCCAAGGGCTATCTGGAACCCCTCAAGCCCGAGGACGTAGGGTATTCGACCGAGGACTTCTGGCCCGGTGCAATGAAGGCCGTAACCTGGGAGGGGGTGACCTACGGCATCCCGACCAACAACGAGACGATGGCGTTCATCTGGAACGCCGACGTCTTCAAGCGTGCAGGCCTCGATCCGGAAAAGGCTCCGGCAACCTGGGACGACGTCGTCAAATATTCCAAGCAGATCCACGACAAGCTCGGCATTGCCGGTTACGGCCTCGTGGCGCGCAAGAACGCCGGCAATACGCCGTATCGCTTCATGCCGCAGCTGTGGGCCTATGGCGGCGGCGTCTTCGACGAAGCCACCGCCAATCCGACCTACAAGCAGGTCCAGCTCGATAGCCCGCAGAGCAAAGCGGCATTGCAAGCCTCCTACGATATGTATGTTCGCGACAAGTCGGTTCCGGTTTCGGCGCTCACCAATCAGCAGGCAGATAACCAACCCCTCTTCCTCGCTGGCCAGCTCGGCATGATGGTCTCGCACCCCTCCGACTACAACGTCATGCTCGACCTGCAGAAAAAGACGACGGGCAGCGACAAGGACAAAGCGCAGACCGTCATCGATAATATGCGCTACGGCCTGATTCCGACTGGCCCCGACGGCAAGCGTGCCGTCGTGTTTGGCGGCTCGAACATTCACATCCTGAAGCCCGAATATGTCGAAGGCGGCAAGGTCGACGAGCCGGCTGCAAAGGCTATCAGTTGCATGTGGGCGAGCCCCGAATGGTCGCTGAAAATGGCTTATGCCGGCTCAAACCCGGGGAACCTCAACGGCTTCAAGACCAAATGGATGAAGGAGCGTCTGGACAACATCAAGTTCCTTGATGTCACGACTTCGATGCTGCCATACGGCATCCCGTTTCCGGCGCTGCCACAGTCCCCCGAGATCATGAACATCATCGTCCCGGACATGCTGCAGAATGCCCTCACAGGAGCCATGACTGTCGACCAGGCAGCCGACGACGCAGCCAAGAAGGTCAAAGACCTGACGGACGGCGGACTCTAG
- a CDS encoding carbohydrate ABC transporter permease: MTILTGKAEARRRLQPDGHGVLRKIWEHRADYAYVLPAIAVMLIVIAYPIYYTIELSFFNTPPGLQLRDKIFIGFDNYTAILTSPVFWTVTSNTLIWTLGSTLISFVLGFACALALHRDFVGRGLLRAILIIPWVISAVAASYIWKWIYHSDFGIIGAVLVGLGLADRPPNFIDSVSTVLPSLIVVNIWREFPFAMIMMMAGLQTVPDQLLRAAKVDGANAWQRFWHVTFPHLRNVSTVTILLLAVANFNSFIIPWIMTGGGPSNASHIWITHIYELAFGRQRWGVASAYSVLLFLILMSFGYFYVRALSGNERKDGSA, translated from the coding sequence GTGACGATCTTGACTGGCAAGGCCGAGGCGCGCCGAAGACTGCAACCTGACGGGCACGGCGTGTTGCGAAAGATTTGGGAGCATCGCGCTGACTACGCGTACGTGCTTCCCGCGATCGCCGTGATGCTCATCGTCATAGCCTATCCGATCTACTACACGATCGAGCTGTCGTTCTTCAACACACCGCCGGGCCTGCAGCTCCGGGACAAGATTTTTATCGGCTTCGACAACTACACCGCCATCCTCACAAGTCCGGTGTTCTGGACAGTCACCTCGAACACTCTGATCTGGACATTAGGATCCACTTTGATCTCATTTGTCCTGGGGTTTGCCTGCGCCCTGGCGCTTCATCGCGACTTTGTCGGTCGCGGCCTCCTGCGGGCCATCCTGATCATTCCCTGGGTCATCAGCGCGGTCGCCGCGTCCTATATCTGGAAGTGGATCTACCATTCGGACTTTGGAATCATTGGGGCGGTGCTGGTCGGCCTCGGATTGGCCGACAGGCCTCCGAATTTCATCGACAGCGTCAGCACAGTGCTGCCCTCTCTGATCGTCGTCAATATCTGGCGGGAGTTTCCGTTTGCCATGATCATGATGATGGCCGGCCTGCAGACGGTTCCCGATCAGTTGCTGCGCGCCGCAAAAGTTGACGGAGCAAATGCATGGCAGCGGTTCTGGCACGTCACTTTCCCGCATTTGAGAAACGTTTCGACGGTGACGATCCTTCTGCTGGCCGTGGCCAACTTCAATTCATTCATCATCCCCTGGATCATGACCGGCGGTGGGCCGTCGAACGCATCGCATATCTGGATCACCCACATTTATGAGCTCGCCTTCGGCCGCCAGCGCTGGGGGGTGGCATCGGCCTATTCGGTGCTGCTGTTCCTGATCCTGATGTCGTTCGGCTACTTTTACGTCCGTGCTCTGAGCGGCAACGAGCGGAAGGATGGGAGCGCATGA
- a CDS encoding carbohydrate ABC transporter permease codes for MSTIAETAPRGKARRRMRIDGWRWGGRIFLVFMMLYTALPMIWMLITSIKSGFAAMQFPPQWWPDQPTLASYQKLLDPQNSVGQDFLRFFWNSLFVSTATTILSVIVAVPAAYAFSRFTFPGRNFLFFAVLLRNMFPAVIFLVPLFILMRAIGLVNTHASLVLTYLTFGLPLAIWLLKGFYDNIPVQLEQAARIDGATRFQAFVLIVMPLSTPGIIATAIYSFIGAWNEYIYAYTFLSKNEQLTLPVGIQRFFSENTTDFPGLMAASFMMSVPVVVLFLVLQRYFVRALTEGAVKH; via the coding sequence ATGAGCACGATTGCCGAGACTGCTCCTCGAGGCAAGGCCCGTCGCCGTATGCGCATCGACGGATGGCGGTGGGGCGGACGCATCTTCCTCGTGTTCATGATGCTTTACACCGCGTTGCCGATGATCTGGATGCTGATCACCTCGATCAAGTCCGGCTTCGCGGCCATGCAATTCCCGCCGCAATGGTGGCCTGATCAACCTACCCTTGCCAGCTACCAGAAACTGCTTGATCCGCAAAACAGCGTCGGCCAGGACTTCCTCCGCTTCTTCTGGAACAGCCTTTTCGTCTCCACCGCCACGACCATCCTTTCGGTCATCGTGGCAGTACCTGCGGCCTACGCGTTTTCGCGCTTCACCTTCCCGGGCCGAAACTTTCTGTTCTTCGCCGTCTTGCTTCGCAACATGTTCCCGGCCGTGATCTTTCTCGTGCCGCTCTTCATCCTGATGCGCGCGATCGGGCTGGTGAACACGCATGCGTCGCTCGTCCTCACCTACCTCACATTCGGCCTGCCGCTGGCAATCTGGCTCCTTAAGGGCTTCTACGACAACATCCCGGTGCAGCTCGAGCAGGCGGCGCGCATCGACGGCGCGACGCGGTTCCAGGCCTTTGTCCTGATCGTGATGCCGCTCTCGACGCCAGGAATCATCGCCACGGCGATCTATTCCTTTATCGGCGCGTGGAACGAATACATCTACGCTTACACCTTCCTCTCCAAGAACGAGCAGTTGACACTGCCGGTCGGCATCCAGCGCTTCTTCTCGGAAAATACGACGGACTTTCCGGGCCTGATGGCGGCCAGCTTTATGATGAGCGTGCCCGTCGTGGTCCTGTTCCTCGTCCTGCAACGATACTTCGTACGCGCCCTCACGGAGGGCGCAGTCAAGCATTAG
- a CDS encoding ABC transporter ATP-binding protein yields the protein MAHVVLNDLVKTYGSFKAVNNVSLTVNDGEFVALVGPSGCGKTTTLNLVAGLIPITSGDIVIGDRVVNDLDPKDRDIAMVFQNYALYPQKSVYKNLAFPLQMRKLPRDEIDRKVKEAARVLDMTQLLERKPRELSGGQQQRVALGRALVRDPAVFLMDEPLSNLDAKLRVQMRSEIKRFHQDLKATIIYVTHDQLEAVTMADRMAVMNGGYLQQYDSPAQVFADPVNMFVASFVGSPAMSLVPLEASTASGNTVLTSAEGWHFELSPHNAQKVSRATTKKVVLGARHSAIKLHKSAVPGSIPAKAYTVEPTGDVTFVQALLSGAIVNVSVPPTIAVAPDEQIWLEFDQERMHLFDGETEMALKAN from the coding sequence GTGGCCCACGTGGTTCTTAACGATCTGGTCAAGACCTATGGCAGCTTCAAAGCTGTCAACAACGTTTCGCTGACGGTCAACGACGGCGAATTCGTTGCGCTCGTCGGCCCTTCAGGCTGCGGCAAGACAACCACGCTCAATCTTGTGGCGGGGCTCATCCCCATCACATCTGGCGACATCGTCATCGGCGACCGAGTGGTCAACGACCTCGACCCCAAGGACCGGGACATCGCAATGGTGTTCCAGAACTACGCGCTCTATCCGCAGAAATCGGTCTACAAGAACCTGGCCTTCCCGCTGCAGATGCGCAAACTGCCAAGGGACGAGATCGACAGGAAGGTCAAGGAAGCAGCGCGCGTGCTCGACATGACGCAGCTGCTCGAGCGCAAGCCACGCGAACTTTCGGGCGGGCAACAGCAGCGCGTGGCGCTCGGCCGTGCCCTCGTTCGCGATCCGGCGGTATTTCTGATGGATGAACCACTCTCCAACCTCGACGCAAAGCTGCGCGTGCAGATGCGGTCAGAGATCAAGCGTTTCCACCAGGACCTCAAGGCGACGATCATCTACGTGACGCACGACCAGCTCGAAGCGGTAACTATGGCCGACAGGATGGCGGTGATGAACGGCGGCTACCTGCAGCAATACGATTCGCCGGCGCAGGTCTTCGCCGATCCGGTGAACATGTTCGTCGCCAGCTTCGTCGGCAGCCCGGCGATGAGCCTTGTTCCGCTGGAGGCATCAACGGCAAGCGGCAACACTGTGTTGACCAGCGCGGAGGGCTGGCACTTCGAGCTCTCGCCACACAACGCCCAGAAGGTCTCAAGGGCAACAACCAAGAAAGTCGTGCTCGGCGCACGTCACTCGGCGATCAAGCTGCACAAGAGTGCGGTGCCAGGAAGCATACCTGCCAAGGCCTATACGGTGGAGCCGACCGGAGACGTCACCTTCGTACAGGCGTTGCTGTCTGGCGCCATCGTCAACGTTAGCGTGCCGCCGACCATTGCCGTTGCGCCCGACGAGCAGATTTGGCTCGAGTTCGACCAGGAGCGGATGCATCTGTTCGACGGCGAAACAGAAATGGCCCTCAAGGCCAACTGA